TACAtacaattttgaatatatagACAATTCCTCCAGCTCTGGTGATCTAGCCATGGAAACTTTTAAATTGGGAAACAATTTCTTTCGAAAAATGGTTTATGGGTGTTCGAAAAACAACATTGGTAAGTACCATCACACCATTGCTGGCATTGCTGGGTTCGGACCTGGGCCTCACTCGTTAATGAGTCAGCTTAGCGATATGGTAGGGGGTAAGTTCGCGTACTGCCTAGTTCATTATTCGAAAATAAATACAAGAAGCAAGATTAGTTTTGGGACTAGCGCAATCGTGTCTGGACGCAGCACCCCGTTGGTATCCGAATATATCACATTGGAAGCGATTAGTGTCGAAAATATGGAATTTCCCATCATGGTTGGTCATGAGAAAACCTATACGAGAATTCCTTTTAGGAGTCCTACCATATTAGATACCGGCGCGTTTTTATCTTATTTACCGACGGATTTATACCAACAATTGGAGAATGCACTAATCAGCGTGATTAAACTCGTGacaattaaaaatgacaaattcAAACATTGTTACACGATCTATCCAAACTTTCCTACTATCATTTTCCATTTTTCGAAAGGGGCTGAATTAGTTTTTACGATGAGAAATACAATCATTAAATATAAGGACTTATGGTGCCTAGTGATAAACCCAACTAATGATGAAACTATAATTGGGAGCTTGTTACAAATGGATTACATGATTGGATATGATCTTGAGAATA
This is a stretch of genomic DNA from Impatiens glandulifera chromosome 4, dImpGla2.1, whole genome shotgun sequence. It encodes these proteins:
- the LOC124934639 gene encoding aspartic proteinase CDR1-like, which produces MVYGCSKNNIGKYHHTIAGIAGFGPGPHSLMSQLSDMVGGKFAYCLVHYSKINTRSKISFGTSAIVSGRSTPLVSEYITLEAISVENMEFPIMVGHEKTYTRIPFRSPTILDTGAFLSYLPTDLYQQLENALISVIKLVTIKNDKFKHCYTIYPNFPTIIFHFSKGAELVFTMRNTIIKYKDLWCLVINPTNDETIIGSLLQMDYMIGYDLENMNVSFRATNCSDH